The nucleotide sequence GGAAAGGGTCAAAAGCGTACTGGTTCGAGTAATGGAAATGCTCGACAACAATGCTGATATGCTTACTGAAGTGCTAAAGCCAATTGGCGAAGGTGCCGGAAAGGCTACCGGGCAAATCGGTGAAGGCGCCGGAAGTGCCACGGGAAGCATTGGTGAGGGCGCCAAAGGCACACTCAGCGGAGTAGGACAAGGAACTAAACAGGCCGCCAGTTAAGCGGCCTGTCCCCTTTGTATTTTTAACCTTATAAAAAACAAATATTTATGTCAGAAGACCAGAAAAACAACAGCCACGAAGAACAAAAAGACTTTGATATCTCGTCTGAGAAAAAAGTGCCTGAACCTGATGTAATCCTTGATGTTCCCAAGCTTAAAGTGGGCGAAATCAAGTTAGATGTAGAAAACCTTGACGCTGAAATTTCTGTCAAAGCCCAACTTGCTAACTTTGTCAATATTGAAGTAGGAACCAAAGTACATATAGAAAAGGTAAAGCTGGAGATAAAAGAGGTTGAAGCAGAAGCCCACCTCAACGTTCGACTGAAACGGGTTGAAAACATACTGTTAAGAACCCTTAAGTACCTGGACGAAAACCCAGATGCGCTTAAAAACCTTATCCCTCTGGATAAAATAAACGCTTCCAATGGACAAAAGTCAAATACAGTAGGGGGAAAAATCCAATCTGCTGGGGAATCTTTAGGCGAAAACAAAGCAGGAGAACTGGTTCAGAAAGCGGGAGAGAAAATTTCAAAATCTTGACACATTTAGCAAGGCTTAATTATGGCAGAAGACGAAAAGAGAGACGAAAAGGGCCGTAGGTATATAGCAGAGATTTCTGCTGCCTCTGAAACAAAAAAGCACAACGTCATCAAAGACGAGAAAAAAGGTGAAGTGAAAAATGAAACCACCCATAGGAATATCATACTCAGAAAAGCGGCAGGAGCCAAAAGGTGGGTCAAGAAAATAATAAACACCAAAACAGGAGAAACAAAAACCAGCAAAGAGAAATAAATAGCATGGAGAAAGGCAAAAAACTCAAATCAGACAAACCGCTAGAGGAACCTGATGTAGAATTTTCCGCCGGCGCCAAAATGAAATGGATGCATGTAGAAAAAGCAGGAAAAGTGGAAGTAGAAAACTACAGCAATATAAAACATGAAGAGTTTCACCAGAGCATTAGGATAAATATGCCCGATGAGATAAAAGATGGTGAAACTTATGAAAGTGCAGAGATCCAAACCCGAAGGGAAAATGCCCTTGATGAAGAGGATGCTATGCCAGACGAGCCAGAATCTTGATAAAGCCACACTCCTCGCAGTGCGGCTTCTGATTTTACAGGGTATTCCACCTTTGCTACAGCTTACTCCCCGGCCTGAAGTGCCTCAAGGGTTTCAATCTGGCTTTGCTTTATGTTTGCAGACTCTTCTGCAACTGCGGCCACCTCCTCTACCCTTCCGTGTTCCATTTGCAAATTGGCAAGTTGAATCCCTTTTTCATTATGTAAAATCATCAGTGCAGGGAAATCTTCCTCAACATCATCCTTCGTATCTACTGCTGCCTTTTCTTCTTCAAATTCCTGAAGAAAATTTTCCAGTTCGGGCAAATGCGCCCCATTTCTAGGCATAGGATGAACTGCATGAATGTAGTTCGAAAAATAGTCCAACTCCCGCTCCTGAACAGCCTGTATATCTCTGGACACTTCCACCTGAATGGTATCCTGCGCCCGTCTTATTTGATAGTCTGTCATGGCAATACCTACTTGATGGTGAATGACCATCAAAGAGGCATAATCATAATCAGGGTCTCCTGTAAGCTCCATGGCCCTCATCTGTTCCAATGATTGAAACATTAACTCAGAAAGTGAAGCTGTGACATGCCCAGGCACTTCATCACCCAAGCGCCCCCCATCTGTAGGCATATGCCTTTCCCGACAGGCCGACAGCAGTATTATTGAAAATAAAAAAATCACCATGCAGAAGGAAGTTCTATTCATACGAATTACTTTTTAAGCAAATAAGAAACCCACTTATTGAATAGATTGTTATCAAGATCCAATTGACCTTTGCTCAGATATTGCCCATATGGAAGTAAAAGATTTAAAAGTTATATATTAGTGCCTGCTGAAGAAGTCACAAGTGTGCGTAGCCACAAAGCATGCCTGTGGCTACACTACGCATGGCCTTACATGAAGACCAAAAAACTTTGTACCTATACCTCATAATAAAATATAAACAGATCAATATTTCGGGCGTTTTTCAGCGCACCCTATATGAGACATCTATTTAAAAATGCAATAATGGTAAAAAGTACTTTTTTCGCTCTTGCAGTGTTGCTGACTTTTCCTTTCTTTCACTCTTGCAACAAAAGAATTAGCCCGTCAGCACCCTCGGTATCTGACACCTTGTCCCACATACCTATCAACCACCAATCGTTTATAAACATACCTGTAAATATTGATTTAGCTTTTTTAGAAGACACATTAAATCATTTAATTCCCAAGAATATTTCTTCTGGAAATGATTGGCTAACTGAAAAAGTGCAGGTAACTGGAAAAATCAACAAAGACTTTCAATATAAATACCATGCAGAAAGAAGCCCAATAACTTTATCAACGCACAATGCCCAAGTCGTAGCACAAACTTCTGTGAAGTATGCAGCAGAAGGCAGAACCCGGGTTATCGCATTGGTATCAACTTCGTGTGGCATAAAAGAACCCAAGCGAACACTTGACAATATTGGTTTTTCAGCCAATTTTTCCATTGCACCGGACTGGCATTTAAAAAACCACATCCAACCATTGGACATAGTTCCGGTAAACCGTTGCAAATTAACGGCCATCAACATTGACGTGACCAATAAAGTCAAAAAATCTCTACAAAATGCTCTGTCGGACCTGACGCCTGAAATAAATGACCAAATCCAGCAAAATGTAAATCTACCTCAAACCATGGACCTTGTCTGGCAAGAGTTAAACAAACACCACTTTTTGCAAGAGAATCTTTGGATAAACCTCAACCCCCAAAACATATACTTATCCGACATTACTGGACAGGGGAAAAAATACAGATCAAAACAGCACTCACAGCCGCACCTGAAGTTTTATACAAAGACACACCTTCGCCTAAACCGTTGACAAAGGTACCCGAACCCCAGAGAATG is from Cytophagaceae bacterium ABcell3 and encodes:
- a CDS encoding DUF305 domain-containing protein, whose translation is MNRTSFCMVIFLFSIILLSACRERHMPTDGGRLGDEVPGHVTASLSELMFQSLEQMRAMELTGDPDYDYASLMVIHHQVGIAMTDYQIRRAQDTIQVEVSRDIQAVQERELDYFSNYIHAVHPMPRNGAHLPELENFLQEFEEEKAAVDTKDDVEEDFPALMILHNEKGIQLANLQMEHGRVEEVAAVAEESANIKQSQIETLEALQAGE